A window of Streptomyces gilvosporeus contains these coding sequences:
- a CDS encoding oxidoreductase: protein MTSQTVSAAAAGTWMLGDLKVNRIGFGAMRLTGSAAFHQGTPRDRSQALGALRRAVELGVNHIDTAAFYFSRLRSANELINSALAPYPDDLVIATKVGPARDASGEWATSARPDQLRGQVEENLRQLGRDHLDLVNLRLMGQDSISEHFGALAELRDAGLVRNLGISGARPEHLAQAQEIAPVVCVQNRYGIEASGGKDMLRACAERGIAFVPFFSIAGQGRESGAIRAEHDEVQAVARAHGVSPAQVRLAWILQQGAHVLAIPGTGNPKHLVDNVAAGALRLTADELQLLDSIGRPAC, encoded by the coding sequence ATGACGTCACAAACGGTCTCTGCGGCAGCCGCCGGCACGTGGATGCTCGGTGACCTCAAGGTCAACCGAATTGGTTTCGGCGCCATGCGCCTGACCGGCAGTGCCGCTTTCCACCAGGGCACTCCCAGAGACCGCAGTCAGGCGCTCGGCGCACTGCGCCGCGCGGTCGAGCTCGGCGTCAACCACATCGACACCGCAGCGTTCTACTTCTCCCGGCTGCGCTCCGCCAATGAGCTGATCAACTCGGCGCTGGCGCCCTATCCGGACGACCTCGTTATCGCCACCAAGGTCGGCCCGGCCAGGGATGCCAGCGGCGAGTGGGCCACCTCGGCGCGGCCCGACCAACTGCGCGGCCAGGTCGAGGAAAATCTGCGCCAACTCGGCCGCGACCACCTCGACCTGGTCAACCTGCGCCTCATGGGCCAGGACTCCATCAGCGAGCATTTCGGAGCTCTCGCTGAACTACGCGACGCCGGGCTCGTCCGCAACCTCGGCATCTCCGGCGCCCGCCCAGAACACCTGGCCCAGGCCCAGGAGATCGCACCGGTGGTCTGCGTCCAGAACCGCTACGGCATCGAGGCATCCGGCGGAAAGGACATGCTCCGGGCATGCGCAGAGCGCGGCATCGCTTTCGTGCCCTTCTTCTCCATCGCCGGTCAGGGCCGCGAGTCCGGAGCCATCCGGGCCGAGCACGACGAGGTCCAAGCTGTGGCCCGCGCGCACGGCGTCTCACCTGCGCAGGTCCGCCTGGCATGGATTCTGCAGCAAGGTGCCCATGTGCTGGCCATTCCCGGGACGGGCAACCCAAAGCACCTCGTCGACAACGTGGCAGCAGGCGCGCTCCGACTCACGGCGGACGAACTCCAGCTCCTCGATTCAATCGGCCGCCCCGCATGCTGA
- a CDS encoding polysaccharide deacetylase family protein — protein sequence MNNALLQFGTQDGGRSVALTFDDGPDPRWTPKVLALLAQHHAKATFCEIGPNAQRYPYLTKSIVAAGDRLCDHSVHHNERQSRMPLDYNIHEIADAQREISDAAGPSAKLWYYRAPGGDFKPAIRNIAAQHGLRPIGWSDDSDDWKRRGVPGILQNINRNLHPGSIILMHDGGGDRSQTVAALAKLLDQLDAQGYTYSFPAR from the coding sequence GTGAACAACGCGCTGCTCCAGTTCGGCACCCAGGACGGCGGCAGATCGGTCGCGCTGACCTTCGATGACGGCCCGGACCCGCGCTGGACGCCGAAGGTACTGGCGCTACTTGCCCAACACCATGCCAAGGCCACGTTCTGCGAGATAGGCCCGAACGCACAGCGCTACCCCTACCTCACGAAGTCGATAGTCGCCGCCGGTGACCGGCTGTGCGACCACTCCGTGCACCACAACGAGCGACAGAGCCGCATGCCCCTGGACTACAACATCCACGAGATAGCCGACGCCCAGCGGGAGATTTCCGACGCAGCCGGCCCCTCGGCCAAACTCTGGTACTACCGCGCACCCGGCGGCGACTTCAAACCCGCCATCCGAAACATCGCCGCTCAGCACGGACTTCGACCGATCGGCTGGAGCGACGACTCCGACGACTGGAAGCGACGGGGCGTCCCGGGCATCCTGCAGAACATCAACCGGAACCTGCACCCGGGCTCGATCATCCTGATGCACGACGGCGGTGGCGACCGCTCGCAGACCGTCGCAGCGCTCGCCAAGCTGCTGGATCAGCTGGACGCCCAGGGCTACACCTACAGCTTCCCGGCCCGCTGA
- a CDS encoding helix-turn-helix domain-containing protein, protein MSTHAPNEARVIPLRPQTSPPGSGGATRAPQRPAAAPQTPAPREPLWRDLVGDVLRRERLAQERTLKDVAESARISMPYLSELERGRKEASSEVLAAAAQALGLGLADLLSLAQDGLARHARSRVGRSRTSPTAQYDGLCLAA, encoded by the coding sequence GTGAGCACTCATGCGCCGAACGAAGCCCGCGTCATCCCTCTGCGCCCGCAGACCTCGCCGCCCGGTTCCGGTGGGGCGACCCGAGCCCCGCAGCGACCGGCGGCAGCCCCACAGACACCCGCGCCCAGGGAACCCCTGTGGCGCGACCTCGTCGGCGATGTGCTGCGGCGCGAGCGGCTCGCCCAGGAGCGCACGCTGAAGGACGTCGCGGAGTCGGCCCGGATCTCGATGCCGTACCTGTCGGAGCTGGAGCGCGGACGCAAGGAGGCCTCCTCCGAGGTGCTCGCGGCCGCCGCCCAGGCCCTCGGGCTCGGCCTCGCCGACCTGCTCTCGCTCGCCCAGGACGGGCTGGCCCGGCACGCCCGGAGCCGGGTGGGCAGGAGCCGCACATCGCCCACGGCGCAGTACGACGGCCTCTGCCTCGCCGCCTGA
- a CDS encoding YciI family protein, whose product MKYALVIFETDESRRRIQADRAAYRKEYESWIGSIAAAGKLVGGEALETEHITPATVRKTAGGTSAVTDGPAQADEETLGGWFIIEVADREEAVELAKSLPTPETLEIRPILESA is encoded by the coding sequence ATGAAATACGCACTCGTGATCTTCGAAACGGACGAGTCACGCCGCCGGATCCAGGCCGACCGGGCGGCTTACCGCAAGGAATACGAAAGCTGGATCGGCAGCATCGCGGCGGCCGGGAAGCTGGTCGGCGGCGAGGCTCTGGAGACCGAGCACATCACGCCCGCGACGGTGCGCAAAACGGCCGGCGGGACATCAGCGGTGACCGACGGGCCCGCGCAGGCCGACGAGGAGACCCTCGGCGGCTGGTTCATCATCGAGGTGGCCGACCGAGAGGAAGCCGTCGAACTGGCCAAGAGCCTCCCCACCCCGGAGACCCTCGAGATCCGCCCGATCCTCGAATCCGCCTGA
- a CDS encoding nucleotidyltransferase domain-containing protein, with translation MNDHVSAATQALELIKDRFPHALGAVLGGSAAQGRATPSSDLDVAVLLPDWDTSRREVVRHSGRLAELFLHTLGDALDHFERDRVLRRGTILFIYDQGLPLTDPHGHVSRIREEARAVLAAGPAPLTPAEWERGRYVLTCFMDDLTDTSPDDRYEQLSLADFTLREAAHPLIAHHGAWTGIGKWLPRRLLSADPVRGKALLEGHQAVAEHADPTLLAVAAEQILNILGGPLRQGYSQPWRA, from the coding sequence ATGAATGATCACGTCAGTGCGGCAACCCAGGCTCTGGAGCTGATCAAGGACCGTTTCCCGCACGCTCTGGGCGCCGTACTCGGCGGCTCTGCTGCCCAGGGGCGTGCTACCCCGAGCAGCGATCTCGACGTGGCCGTCCTTCTGCCGGACTGGGACACCAGCCGTCGCGAGGTAGTACGCCACAGCGGCCGTCTGGCCGAACTCTTCCTGCACACCCTCGGGGATGCTCTGGATCACTTCGAAAGAGACAGAGTCCTGCGACGCGGCACCATCCTCTTCATCTACGACCAGGGCCTGCCCCTGACCGACCCTCATGGCCACGTGTCGCGAATACGGGAAGAGGCACGAGCAGTGCTGGCAGCCGGTCCTGCGCCACTGACTCCAGCTGAGTGGGAACGGGGACGCTACGTTCTCACCTGCTTCATGGACGATCTCACGGATACCTCGCCGGACGACCGGTACGAACAGCTCTCCCTCGCCGACTTCACCCTGCGCGAGGCGGCACACCCCCTCATCGCCCACCACGGCGCCTGGACGGGCATCGGCAAGTGGCTACCCCGCAGGCTGCTCAGTGCGGACCCGGTACGAGGCAAGGCCCTGCTCGAGGGACATCAGGCCGTGGCCGAACACGCGGATCCGACATTGCTGGCGGTCGCCGCCGAGCAGATCCTCAACATCCTTGGCGGACCGCTGAGGCAGGGGTACTCGCAACCCTGGCGCGCTTGA
- a CDS encoding AAA family ATPase, which produces MIIERMYAHVASQEDEEWPWNVPCVRGLLADGLRFTAPVTFLVGENGSGKSTLIEALAEGFGLDSWGGSHDWRYASHRPKSVLGERMRFDAAPRGRRMLGSWSARKGFFLRAETALDALDREGFAPDFVSHGEGFLAAFRGKFLEPGLYVMDEPEAALSFASCLELLGHIDQLTKAGGQVICATHSPLLTALPGADIIEVGEHGMRRVAWDELTLVDHWRRYLADPQSYLRHILD; this is translated from the coding sequence ATGATCATCGAACGTATGTACGCACATGTGGCTTCACAGGAGGACGAGGAGTGGCCCTGGAACGTGCCCTGTGTGCGTGGGCTTCTGGCAGACGGACTGCGCTTCACCGCGCCGGTAACGTTTCTCGTTGGTGAGAACGGTTCCGGCAAATCGACCCTGATCGAGGCCCTCGCGGAGGGATTCGGTCTGGACTCCTGGGGCGGCTCGCACGACTGGCGCTATGCCAGTCACCGTCCCAAATCGGTGCTGGGCGAGAGAATGCGCTTCGACGCCGCGCCGCGAGGGCGGCGCATGCTGGGCAGCTGGTCCGCCCGCAAAGGGTTCTTCCTGCGCGCCGAGACAGCCCTGGACGCGCTGGACCGGGAAGGGTTCGCACCGGATTTCGTCAGCCATGGGGAGGGCTTCCTTGCCGCGTTCCGAGGAAAATTCCTCGAGCCGGGGCTGTATGTGATGGACGAGCCGGAGGCAGCGCTTTCCTTCGCCTCCTGCCTGGAACTGCTCGGCCATATCGACCAGCTGACGAAGGCCGGGGGTCAGGTAATCTGCGCCACCCACTCTCCGCTGCTGACCGCGCTGCCGGGTGCAGACATCATCGAGGTCGGCGAGCACGGCATGCGCCGGGTGGCCTGGGACGAACTCACCCTGGTTGACCACTGGCGCCGCTATCTCGCCGACCCGCAGTCCTACCTGCGGCACATCCTCGATTGA
- a CDS encoding ClpP family protease: MGSYTVPYVIERTAQGERSYDVFSRLLNERIVFLGTEIDDGVANVVIAQLLHLESANPEREISIYLNSPGGSFTSLMAIYDTMTFVQAPISTFCVGQAASTAAVLLAGGDPGRRFVLQHARVLLGQPASGGRQGTVSDLSLAAKEMARIRSQVEEVLSRHTQHDVATLRADMDRDKVLTAEEAVAYGLADEVLSRRLAFV; encoded by the coding sequence ATGGGGTCGTACACGGTTCCCTACGTCATCGAGCGGACCGCGCAGGGTGAGCGGTCCTACGACGTCTTCAGCCGGCTGCTGAACGAGCGGATCGTCTTCCTCGGCACCGAGATCGACGACGGGGTCGCCAACGTGGTCATCGCGCAACTCCTGCATCTGGAGTCGGCGAACCCGGAACGCGAGATCTCGATCTATCTCAACTCCCCCGGAGGATCGTTCACTTCGCTGATGGCGATCTACGACACGATGACGTTCGTGCAGGCGCCGATCTCCACGTTCTGCGTCGGTCAGGCGGCGTCGACGGCGGCGGTGCTGCTGGCCGGCGGAGATCCCGGGCGACGGTTCGTGCTCCAGCACGCGCGGGTACTGCTCGGCCAGCCGGCCAGCGGCGGCCGGCAGGGGACGGTCTCCGACCTCAGTCTCGCGGCCAAGGAGATGGCCCGCATCCGCTCGCAGGTGGAGGAGGTCCTGTCCCGGCACACGCAGCACGACGTGGCGACGCTGCGCGCGGACATGGACCGGGACAAGGTGCTCACCGCCGAGGAGGCCGTCGCCTACGGGCTCGCCGACGAGGTGCTGAGCCGACGGCTCGCGTTCGTCTGA
- a CDS encoding FAD-dependent monooxygenase, with amino-acid sequence MDADVIVAGAGPTGLMLAAELRLAGVRPLVLERQPQRRDTPKAGGLGGQILQLLGYRGLLERLEAACTDPVPAPRFPFGGVHVDLTRLTDPPMHALPLPQPRLERLLEDRAGELGVDVRRGHEVTGVSQDDAAVIVDVRGPDGPYRVTGRYLVGCDGARSRVRDRAGIPFPGTAYPEVNRLAQITLPDTVTVLGNGDLDVPGFGAIRAGFTRTDQGLFGLGASPDSKVVSLYTIEDESTEYDDDTPMTVAELQDSVRRVLGADLPVGEPLRLSRFTFKARQADRYRDGRILLAGDAAHLFPATGVALNAGMLDAVNLAWKLAADVHGWAPTGLLDTYHDERRLAGERTMLHTQAQVALRRGHDPAAEALREVFQELLVDEQPLRRMGALVAGSDIRYPMSGSHHHSLAGTFAPDLTLHTDQGTTSVAELMHTARPLLLDLADRPELRERAQDWKQHVEIHTATTDDRPADVLLIRPDAHIAWATTIDEPADSAVPALREALSDWFGTP; translated from the coding sequence ATGGACGCCGATGTGATCGTTGCGGGGGCCGGCCCGACCGGCCTGATGTTGGCCGCTGAACTGCGGTTGGCTGGTGTGCGACCGCTGGTGCTGGAGCGGCAGCCGCAGCGCCGGGACACCCCGAAGGCCGGTGGACTCGGTGGGCAGATCCTGCAACTGCTGGGCTACCGCGGCTTGTTGGAACGCTTGGAAGCGGCCTGCACCGATCCCGTTCCGGCTCCCCGGTTTCCGTTCGGCGGTGTGCATGTGGACCTCACCCGGCTGACGGATCCGCCGATGCACGCCCTGCCGCTGCCGCAACCTCGGCTTGAGCGACTGCTCGAGGACCGCGCCGGCGAACTCGGTGTCGACGTCCGCCGCGGGCACGAGGTGACCGGGGTGAGCCAGGACGACGCCGCGGTGATCGTGGACGTCCGTGGCCCGGACGGGCCGTACCGGGTGACCGGTCGCTACCTGGTGGGGTGCGACGGTGCACGCAGCCGGGTCCGTGACCGGGCCGGCATTCCGTTCCCCGGCACCGCCTACCCGGAGGTCAACCGGCTGGCCCAGATCACCCTGCCCGACACGGTGACCGTGCTCGGCAACGGCGATCTCGACGTTCCCGGCTTCGGCGCGATCCGCGCCGGTTTCACCCGGACCGACCAGGGATTGTTCGGACTCGGCGCGTCGCCGGACTCCAAGGTGGTCTCCCTCTACACCATCGAAGACGAGAGCACCGAATACGACGACGACACCCCCATGACCGTCGCCGAACTCCAGGACAGCGTCCGCCGCGTGCTCGGCGCGGACCTGCCCGTGGGGGAACCGCTTCGGCTGTCGCGCTTCACCTTCAAGGCCCGGCAGGCCGATCGCTACCGCGACGGGCGGATCCTGCTGGCCGGCGACGCGGCGCACCTGTTCCCCGCCACCGGTGTGGCGCTCAACGCCGGCATGCTCGACGCGGTCAACCTGGCCTGGAAGCTGGCCGCCGACGTCCACGGCTGGGCACCGACCGGTCTGCTGGACACGTACCACGACGAACGCCGCCTCGCCGGCGAGCGCACCATGCTGCACACCCAAGCCCAGGTGGCCCTGCGGCGGGGGCACGACCCGGCCGCCGAAGCGCTTCGCGAGGTCTTCCAGGAACTGCTCGTGGACGAGCAGCCGTTGCGCCGTATGGGAGCTCTTGTCGCCGGATCCGACATCCGCTATCCGATGTCCGGCTCCCACCACCACTCGTTGGCGGGCACCTTCGCGCCCGACCTCACGCTGCACACCGACCAGGGCACCACCAGCGTGGCCGAACTCATGCACACCGCACGACCCCTCCTCCTGGACCTCGCCGACCGCCCGGAACTCCGCGAGAGGGCCCAAGACTGGAAACAGCACGTCGAGATCCACACCGCCACAACCGACGATCGACCGGCCGATGTCCTGCTGATCCGTCCGGACGCCCACATCGCCTGGGCCACGACCATCGACGAACCGGCCGACAGTGCCGTACCCGCGCTGCGAGAAGCCCTCAGCGACTGGTTCGGCACTCCCTGA
- a CDS encoding VOC family protein, giving the protein MERFSEKGLGQVINGAHTIIYASDAEAARAFFRDVLGLPHVDAGDGWLLFKSPPGELAVHPTDPHAAGVIELFLMCDDLAATVADLKAKGVEFTTDITEQRWGSVTTIAVPGAGTIGLYQPKHDTAYEL; this is encoded by the coding sequence GTGGAGCGCTTCTCCGAGAAAGGACTTGGGCAGGTGATCAACGGTGCGCACACGATCATCTATGCGAGCGACGCCGAGGCGGCACGCGCCTTCTTCCGCGATGTGCTTGGGCTCCCGCACGTCGATGCCGGAGACGGCTGGCTCCTCTTCAAGAGCCCGCCGGGTGAGCTGGCTGTACACCCGACCGACCCGCACGCCGCCGGTGTCATCGAACTGTTCCTGATGTGCGACGACCTCGCCGCCACGGTCGCGGATTTGAAGGCCAAGGGCGTCGAGTTCACCACGGACATCACCGAACAGCGCTGGGGCTCGGTCACCACCATTGCCGTGCCGGGAGCGGGCACCATCGGGCTGTATCAGCCAAAGCACGACACCGCGTACGAACTCTGA
- a CDS encoding VOC family protein — protein MQITASTVSLTVDDVAASQRFFTSHLGYVEQAAAEGFASLTRGDAAVDIVLLARGTDVLPADQRDQHAAGLILAFTSTGIEDEEKRLRAEGVDITMPLREEPWGERLFQIKDPNGVVIQFVEWATPSEPA, from the coding sequence TTGCAGATCACCGCGTCCACCGTCTCGCTCACCGTCGACGACGTCGCCGCGTCCCAGCGCTTCTTCACCAGCCACCTCGGCTATGTCGAGCAGGCCGCCGCCGAGGGGTTCGCCTCCCTGACGCGCGGCGACGCCGCGGTGGACATCGTCCTGCTCGCACGTGGCACCGACGTGCTGCCGGCCGACCAGCGCGACCAGCACGCCGCCGGCCTGATTCTCGCCTTCACCAGCACCGGTATCGAAGACGAGGAGAAGCGACTGCGCGCCGAGGGTGTCGACATCACCATGCCGCTGCGTGAAGAGCCTTGGGGCGAGCGGCTGTTCCAGATCAAGGACCCGAACGGAGTCGTCATCCAGTTCGTCGAGTGGGCCACCCCATCCGAACCTGCCTGA
- a CDS encoding chitinase: MDLLKGAEETGAKEYTLAFVSPGGGCVPRWGGRQSLDANPVARQADRLRARGGDVRVSFGGQSGNELARACGSVDALVKAYRTVIDAYRLTKVDFDLEGPALTDTRANDLRARAVARLQQQRRNLDVSFTLPVLPSGLNRHSVAVLANAKKHGLRLSTVNIMAMDYGTFYDGDMGAYAVAAATATHKQVKAALGIRDEAAAWRTVAVTPMIGVNDVKGEVFTAANAVHLKKFAHAKGLGRLSMWSVARDRPCQGGGRAKALATCSGVRKDANAFARIFAD; encoded by the coding sequence ATGGACCTTCTCAAGGGTGCCGAGGAGACCGGGGCGAAGGAGTACACCCTGGCCTTCGTCTCTCCGGGGGGCGGCTGCGTGCCCAGGTGGGGCGGCCGGCAGTCGCTGGACGCCAACCCGGTGGCACGGCAGGCAGACCGGCTCCGGGCCCGGGGTGGCGATGTACGGGTCTCCTTCGGGGGACAGAGCGGTAACGAACTCGCCAGGGCCTGCGGTTCGGTGGACGCGCTGGTCAAGGCGTACCGCACGGTCATCGACGCCTACAGGCTGACGAAAGTCGACTTCGACCTGGAGGGCCCGGCACTGACGGACACCCGGGCCAATGACCTGCGCGCCCGGGCCGTCGCACGGCTCCAGCAGCAGCGCAGGAACCTGGATGTCTCCTTCACCCTCCCCGTGCTCCCGTCGGGTCTGAACCGGCACTCCGTCGCTGTGCTGGCGAACGCGAAGAAGCACGGGCTCCGGCTGTCCACCGTCAACATCATGGCCATGGACTACGGCACCTTCTACGACGGCGACATGGGCGCCTACGCCGTGGCCGCAGCCACCGCCACGCACAAGCAGGTCAAGGCGGCGCTGGGTATCCGGGACGAGGCCGCGGCGTGGCGGACCGTCGCCGTTACGCCCATGATCGGTGTCAACGATGTCAAGGGCGAGGTGTTCACCGCCGCCAACGCGGTGCATCTCAAGAAGTTCGCTCATGCCAAGGGGTTGGGTCGGCTGTCGATGTGGTCGGTCGCCAGGGACAGGCCTTGCCAGGGTGGTGGCCGGGCGAAGGCGCTGGCGACCTGTTCGGGTGTCAGGAAGGATGCGAACGCGTTCGCCCGCATTTTTGCCGACTGA
- a CDS encoding TetR/AcrR family transcriptional regulator, protein MTDSRASRHDNRTEAIMRAALDLALEVGYAKLSIEAVATRAGVGKHTVYRRWSSRGLLFLDAVLSLNTGGLSHPNTGDVVADLRETMNKAVNLLAQPPWGPLYRALIGEAQHDPEVAAALNRRFIEPQTADTLARLKAAKDQGEIAPDFDLGLAFDILSGPLYYRLLITQQPITDDYIDRVLQAVFAGMSPRPQTR, encoded by the coding sequence ATGACCGATAGCCGCGCCAGTCGTCACGACAACCGAACCGAAGCGATCATGAGGGCCGCACTCGACCTGGCCCTGGAAGTCGGCTACGCCAAGCTCAGCATCGAGGCGGTCGCGACCAGGGCCGGCGTCGGCAAACACACGGTCTACCGCCGCTGGTCCTCCCGTGGCCTGCTCTTCCTCGACGCGGTCCTCAGCCTGAACACCGGGGGTCTGAGCCACCCCAACACCGGCGACGTCGTCGCCGACCTGCGCGAGACGATGAACAAGGCTGTCAACCTGCTGGCCCAACCCCCTTGGGGTCCGCTGTATCGGGCCCTCATCGGCGAAGCGCAGCACGATCCCGAGGTCGCCGCCGCGCTCAACCGGCGTTTCATCGAGCCGCAGACCGCTGACACCCTGGCTCGCCTCAAGGCGGCCAAGGATCAGGGCGAAATCGCGCCCGACTTCGATCTTGGCCTGGCCTTCGACATCCTGTCCGGCCCGCTGTACTACAGACTCCTCATCACGCAGCAGCCGATCACGGACGACTACATCGACCGTGTCCTACAAGCGGTCTTCGCCGGGATGAGCCCCAGGCCACAAACGCGCTAG
- a CDS encoding ClpP family protease, producing MTSLTTLPPRAEEGDTPPSRFDDHLAAQLLAQRIVVLGTQVDDVSANRVCAQLLLLSAEDPRTDISLYINSPGGSVTAGLAIYDTMRLIPNDVSTLAMGFAASMGQFLLTVGAPGKRLALPNARIMMHQPSAGIGGTAADIEIQAENLEFTKKAVERITAEHTGQSQETIARDGDRDRWFTAEQAREYGIVDRVVESLADIRPAGSRRRMGL from the coding sequence ATGACTTCACTCACCACCCTCCCGCCCCGTGCGGAAGAGGGCGACACACCGCCCAGCCGCTTCGACGACCATCTCGCGGCACAGTTGCTCGCCCAGCGGATCGTCGTCCTCGGCACGCAGGTCGACGACGTGTCGGCCAACCGGGTGTGCGCGCAACTGCTGCTGCTGTCGGCGGAGGACCCGCGCACCGACATCAGCCTGTACATCAACAGCCCTGGCGGGTCGGTCACCGCAGGTCTCGCCATCTACGACACCATGCGGCTCATCCCGAACGACGTCTCGACGCTGGCGATGGGGTTCGCCGCCAGTATGGGCCAGTTCCTCCTCACCGTGGGGGCGCCCGGCAAGCGGTTGGCGCTGCCGAACGCGCGGATCATGATGCACCAGCCCTCGGCGGGTATCGGTGGCACCGCGGCGGACATCGAGATCCAGGCGGAGAACCTGGAGTTCACCAAGAAGGCCGTCGAGCGGATCACCGCCGAGCACACCGGGCAGAGCCAGGAGACGATCGCGCGGGACGGCGACCGGGACCGCTGGTTCACGGCCGAGCAGGCCAGGGAGTACGGGATCGTGGACCGGGTGGTGGAGTCGCTCGCCGACATCCGCCCGGCCGGGTCACGCCGACGGATGGGGTTGTGA
- a CDS encoding CatB-related O-acetyltransferase → MLSPDPHAVHPLPAHDRVVFLKPLVTSPKIVVGEYTYYDDPAGATGFEHLNVLYAYGPERLVIGRYCAIATGTKFLMAGAEHPTMGVSTFPFTMFGGRWTEETLDIVTSMPSRGDTVIGNDVWFGHQVTVMPGVRIGDGAIIAAGAMVTADVPPYTIVGGNPARPIRQRFSDADVDQLLRAAWWDWPADLVTEHARTIMSGTPDDIARIATEHGLGKPL, encoded by the coding sequence ATGTTGTCGCCTGATCCTCATGCCGTTCACCCACTGCCGGCGCATGACCGGGTGGTGTTCCTCAAACCACTGGTCACCTCGCCGAAGATCGTCGTGGGCGAGTACACCTACTACGACGACCCGGCCGGCGCGACCGGGTTCGAGCACCTCAACGTCCTGTACGCGTACGGCCCCGAGCGTCTGGTCATCGGCAGGTACTGCGCGATCGCCACGGGAACCAAGTTCCTGATGGCGGGTGCGGAGCATCCGACGATGGGGGTGTCCACGTTCCCGTTCACCATGTTCGGCGGCCGCTGGACCGAGGAGACCCTGGACATCGTCACGTCCATGCCCAGTCGCGGTGACACGGTGATCGGCAATGATGTCTGGTTCGGTCACCAGGTGACCGTCATGCCCGGCGTACGCATCGGCGACGGCGCGATCATCGCCGCCGGCGCGATGGTCACCGCCGACGTTCCGCCCTACACGATCGTCGGCGGCAACCCGGCCCGACCGATCCGGCAACGGTTCAGCGACGCCGACGTCGATCAACTGCTGCGCGCCGCCTGGTGGGACTGGCCCGCCGACCTCGTCACCGAACACGCCCGCACCATCATGTCCGGTACCCCGGACGACATCGCCCGCATCGCCACCGAGCACGGTTTGGGGAAGCCCCTGTGA
- a CDS encoding class I SAM-dependent methyltransferase, whose translation MDSIPANRRLWNQISSAYQHEHDPQIGATPRLWGMYSIPDAHLHALGDVTGKRVLELGCGAGQWSRALAAEGATVVGLDLSEAQLAAAARAMGAARYPLVQGAAEQLPFAADSFDLVFCDFGGLSWAPPHLAVPQAARVLGRGGRLVFNVASPWFEACYDEAASRVTTLQQDYFGLNAIAEGDDATSYQLTYGDWVKVLRGAGLIIDDLIEPRPELGTPNGYNETDPPDWAHRWPAELLWVTHKP comes from the coding sequence GTGGACAGCATCCCCGCCAACCGGCGGCTCTGGAACCAGATCAGCAGCGCCTACCAGCACGAGCATGACCCGCAAATCGGCGCCACACCCCGGCTGTGGGGCATGTACTCCATCCCCGACGCGCATCTGCACGCCCTGGGCGACGTCACCGGCAAGCGCGTCCTCGAACTCGGCTGCGGCGCCGGCCAGTGGTCCAGGGCGCTCGCCGCCGAGGGCGCCACCGTGGTCGGGCTCGACCTGTCCGAAGCCCAACTCGCTGCAGCGGCCCGCGCGATGGGAGCGGCCCGCTACCCGCTAGTGCAAGGCGCCGCCGAACAACTCCCCTTCGCCGCCGACAGCTTCGACCTGGTGTTCTGCGACTTCGGTGGGCTCAGCTGGGCGCCCCCGCACCTGGCCGTCCCGCAGGCCGCACGCGTCTTGGGCCGAGGCGGGCGCCTGGTGTTCAACGTCGCCAGCCCATGGTTCGAAGCTTGCTACGACGAAGCCGCCAGCCGCGTGACGACGCTGCAGCAGGACTACTTCGGGCTGAACGCCATCGCCGAAGGCGACGACGCGACCAGCTATCAGCTCACCTACGGCGACTGGGTCAAGGTCCTGCGCGGCGCGGGTCTCATCATCGACGACCTCATCGAGCCGCGGCCCGAACTTGGAACACCCAACGGCTACAACGAAACCGACCCACCCGACTGGGCACACCGCTGGCCGGCGGAACTGCTCTGGGTAACCCACAAGCCGTAA